From Pleurocapsa sp. PCC 7319:
TTGCGGACAATACTACATGAGAAGAATCTGTAATAATCACGGCACGGGTACGACGACCATAGGTTGCATCTATAAGTAGGCTTTTTTCTCTTGCTTCAGTGATAATTCTTTTGATAGGTGCAGATTCAGGACTAACTATAGCAATAATGCGATTAGCTGAAACAATATTACCAAAACCAATGTTAATTAATTGAATATCCATATTGTGTTGTTAATTGCCAATGTTACGGTAATTTATCGCCAAGTTAGAAAATCTAATTCTAATACTATAGTTAAAAATTCCGATTAACAAGGAAAAAGAGATATAGATGACGTTATTTTAAGAAATTTTAGGTTTTACCATCGATAATTGCTGACAATCTAAAAAATTTGTATTCCAGATTACATTGATTCAATTACTAATTTAAACTTTTATTCTGTTTTACTACTATGCAGGCTGTTGATTACACTACCTTGATGGCAAGTTGTGCCGAATTAAATCGCGATTGGATCCCTTCAAAAATAGAACAGGTATATCAGCGCGATCGCTTTACTATTTCTCTAGCTCTACGAACTTTCAATGCTAGACCCTGGTTAACTATTTGTTGGCATCCTGAAGCCGCCCG
This genomic window contains:
- the remA gene encoding extracellular matrix/biofilm regulator RemA; the protein is MDIQLINIGFGNIVSANRIIAIVSPESAPIKRIITEAREKSLLIDATYGRRTRAVIITDSSHVVLSAIQPETVAHRFVVNKDS